The sequence below is a genomic window from Fluoribacter dumoffii NY 23.
GTTTCACCCGGGGATCGAGTAATTTTTTATTTAAGTGATAGAGCGTATAATATTGTTTTTTCTTCAGATCGGATTTACTGCTGATAATTCCATTGACCTCTTTAACCAGAGGGTTTTTTTCTAATTTTTGTACTAAATCATAGATCTTGTATAAATTATGCCGTGATAAAATAGGTGAAGAGGGTGATTCAATAACTAGAGTGATTGGATTTAATTCTTCAATCTGAAATTTTTTTGCATAGGTATCATAAAAAGCCCGATTTTCTGATTTTTCCGGAAAAATACGATAATCCGATATACCAAATTTTGCTACTAAAAAGGGATATCCAAGTACTAATAAAAAGATAAGAATAGGGAAGAAAAAAAGATAAGGATGTTTTACTACCCTTTGTGCAAGCCAGCGCCAAGAGCTGGAATTTTTTCTGTTCTTAAAAAAGCGCACGGACAAAAAATTAATTTTTAGTTTCAGTACAGCAAGAATTGCCGGTAAAAAAATTGTAGAGATCAACACTGCAAAAAAAACAGCGGCCAAACCCCCAACAGCAACTGAAAATAAGATATTGACGGGAAATAAAAATAAAGCACTGAGACTTACAAAAACCGCCAGTCCACTAAAAAAAATAGCTTTTCCCGCTGTTTCCTGGGTGGTTGCGATCGCGTCCTCAATGTCTAATCCATTTTTTAATTCATCTCTAAAGCGGCTGATAAAAAATAATGAATAATCCAGACAAAGACATAAACCGAGTAACAAAGCGATGTTAATTGTGAAAATAGACAGGGTAAACAGGTGGCCTAGAAAATAAAGGGTAGTTAAAATAATTAACGCGCAGCCGCCTCCCAAAATGATTGGAAGGGTTGCAGCAACAACCGAGCCAAATACAAGAATTAAAGTGATGATGGCTACCGGTGTGGCAACGAAGTCGGCTTTATATAAGTCAGTTTGTGTCTGTTTGTTAACATTTTGCACAAAAAGCGGCTCCCCTCCAAGCTCTATCGTCATATTTGAAGGTTGTTTTATTGAATCTTTAAATTGTGTTAATAATTCATCACTAAGAGGTTTATTGGATTTGAAGATGATGGCTACATAAGCCGTATGTTTATCCTTGGAAATTTGATGGGTGTCATCGGGATAAATAATTTCATGTTCTATTGGGAAATCCTTTAAATCCGCTAATGATCTTTTTATTTTCTTTAGAAATAAAGGTTGAGTCGCTGAAAGCTTTGCACTATGGTACATAATCAGGAATTTATTATTATCGTTATATCCTAATTTTTTATTCATGTACTCTTCAGCTTTTGCACTGGCAGAACTTTCATCAATAAATCCAGTCGTTTTAAAGGGAGTAATTATATGGGGTAAAAAAGGGATGCACAGGAGGATGGCAAGCAGCCATAAACCTATAATGGGCCAACGCAGTTTATTTATAATTCTTCCTATTCGGTATGACAGAGTTTTTTTAGGCATTTTTATTTTCGGAACTCCATTATCCATTGACCACAAAAATAATGACTCTTTAAATATATTAGTATAAATTAGACAGTATGTGTAAAATTATGAGCGAAAAGACAGTTGTGCATCAATATCAGGATTTAATAACTCTTTTTGATAATTGCTTTGGCGAAGAATTTAATACCCGGCTTATTAAAGGGGATGATGAGCCAATTTATTTACCCGCGGATCACAATCGTCCCTATAATGCTTTATATTTTGCCCACGGTTTTTTTAGCAGTGCGCTGCATGAGTGCTCCCATTGGCTTATTGCTGGAGAGGAACGCAGAAAACAGGTGGATTTTGGGTATTGGTATATGCCAGATGGACGGACAGCCGAACAGCAGGCCGTATTTCAACAGGTTGAAGTAAAGCCCCAGTCAATAGAATGGATCCTTTCAAAGGCTGCAGGATATAAATTCCATATTAGTATTGATAACTTAAATGGGGCGGAATCAGATACCACTGCATTTAAACATGCGGTTTATAAGCAAGTAATTCATTACTGTACCCATGGATTATCGCCACGCGCGCACAAATTTCGTAATGCCTTGAGCTCTTTTTATGGACAATCTACTGCATTAAAGAGTGAAGATTTTTCGCTGGAAGAATTATAAATATTCTAAATCAATGTCTTTAGCCCGGTAAGCATTTATCCGGGCTAAATTACTTAATTTCAATGATGTAAAACAACCCCTAAAGTCCAATCCAGATTTTGTTTGGTAGGTACATAGTTGACGGTTTGATTTGCTGTTAACCCATAACCCTCTACCATCAATGCATAATAAAAAGAAGGTAAAAGACAATAGGATTCAATGTATTCATTATCTGGAAATTGATTGCTCAGGCCTTCCCATGATTGGTGACAAATCAGATTATTTGCCTGTTGGAGTAAATCTTGAATGGTCAACTGATTGTTTTTAAACTGGAAGGGCTTACTTTCTGCAAGATTTGGAAATCCGCCAATCGCATACCAGGTAGTAATGTGGTTGGCTCTAAGGGCTGGTTGTACTTCATTTTTGACCTTATGCATTGAAATTAGAGGGGAGACTTCATGTTCACACATCACCGCATCCCCCTGTCCTATATTGCCGTCTGGAAGAGGGTATCCCTCTGAGAAGCATGTGGCAGTATCGAGAAGCTGATGGGTCATTTCATTTTGTCCAAGCCCCAGAAAGCTGTGAACGGACAAACTGATATGTTGGCCGTACAAATCCACGTCTACTTGCGACCCTTTGTTATCGACATCTTTTTGAATTGGGAAAACAATTTGTACTGAAGCCCCACCAATATCCATGACTCCTACCGATGGAGTAGAGGATGATTGGAGCGCTCCTATATGATAATTCACTGCAAGCCAGTCATATAGTGCCTCATCAAGGCCGGTAATTGTTTTCGCGTCCATGAGTTGCCACTCTGATTTCTGGTTAAACCAGTTTTGCACTTCCTGATAATATATTTTTTGTTTTGCTTTAGGGACCAGACGCATTCCTGCTGTTGCATAAAAATAAACAGGTAAGTGTTGTGCGGGGGCTCCAGAGAAAAGGGTTGTCAGGTATGCATCAATCGTATTTTGATTTGCTTCAATCATCGAAAGCCCCGGTTTGACTTTTTTAGACCATATTTCGGTAATATGAGAAGGGGTGTTTGTTTCATCTAAGTCGTAGGTGAAAACATGCAGTCTTGACCCAGTACTTCCGGCATCAACAACCGCAATACATTGATGCTCAGAACATGAAGAAGAGGCGGCATTAATATCGGTAACTACAACAAGAAAACTGGAGAGAAGAAGTAAAAAACGAAGCATAGTCAAAATCTCGATAAAAAAGTAGCCAAATGATACAGTATGTATTTTTTGTTTTCAATATGGTATCATGTGGAAAAAATGATACACTATATTTTTACATTTTTATGTAGGTTAAATTTTACCTTCAAACGTTCAGGTTTGGACAGAAGTCCAACCTTCTTAATTAAAGTCAGTTTTCAGGCAGTATATTATCATGATGATAAATCAAGAATATCGCGGTTCAATTTATGCTATTTTATCAGGGTTTCTTTATGGATTCATAGGCTATTTTGGCTTAAGTGCCATTAATGGCAATTTGTCTGCCAGCACCATGTTATTCTGGCGCTTTCTTATTTCCAGTATGATTATTTTGATTATCATGCTCCCAAAAATAAAAAAAACCAATGATTCTTATAAGAACATGTTCATAGCTTTCATTACAGGCGTTTTTTTCTATGGCATTTCCACCTGGCTTTACTTTTTAGCCTCACATTACATAGGTTCGGGATTAGCGATGGTTATCTTTTTCACCTATCCGGTACTGATAATGTTATTAAATTATTTCTTTTATGGTCAGTCTATTCCGCAGATTTACTATTTGGCTATTGTAGTGATACTCATTGGTATGGCGCTGATGGTGGACCTGGAAGCTTTATCTTTTAATTTATGGGGCATTTTACTAGGTGTTGCTTCCGCATTTTTCTATGCCTGCTATATCATAGGCAGTAAAAAAAATGAACTTTCTCCAAACATGTCGACTTTTATGGTTTGTTTGGGGTGTATGACAACGAGTTTGCTGGTTTCCCTTTTTAATCATTCTTTTACCATCCCCTCGTCCCCAGAGGTTTGGTTCCATCTATTTGGAATAGCGCTTATTGCTACTGTCATCCCCATCGTATTGCTGCTCTATAGCTTAAAATACATCAGCTCGGAAAAAGCCTCAATTTTATCCGTTTTGGAGCCGGTATTTGTGGTAATCTTCGGGGTATTGCTCTTGGGAGAACAATTAAACCTGTGGGGTGCCCTCGGTGTTATATTGGTTCTGGCAGGGGCCTTAATAACCTTATTTAGCCATAAGATCAATTTTGGCCAATTGAAACTGCAGCCCATGCGCAGTGGAGATTTTGGTTAGAATTAAGGTAATGCTCAGGCAAGGAGCCTTAACTCGAATTACCCTGGTTGCAAGCAACCAGGCGATGTTTTGGGCTCTATTGTATGAACAGGTATCGGTTCTTAATACCAACTTCCATTGCAACCGCCACAGCCCCCACAATCACTAGCACAAGTTCCGCAACATGAATTACTACCACAGTTGCTTAGCAAGGGAATTGAGCACACCAGGATTACAGCCAGTATTATTCTTTTCATTGCCTATCCTTATTATGGTATGTATATTAACTATACTCTATGTTTTTGAATTTAACCAATTTATATTCACATTTTAAAAACTGACTTTTTGGAAAAACACTCCATATCAATTTAGTGTTCTGGAATGCATAACCATTGCAATTTCCATAAATTATAAATAAATATTTGATTTTGTGTAGTATTTAAATAAGGAACTAGTAATTTGTGTGATAGATAACGATTATTGGCAATATAACCGAGCAAATCAGGAGAAACATCAGTTATATCCCATTCACAGCCGTTAATATAGAATTGAAAGCCAAATTGTTCCGTTGGATGTTGATAAGCAAAACGACACGAAGCATCTCGAACCAGATCAACTCCTGTTTTTATTTCTTCAACGAAATCCGTTAAACCGATGATTGTATCTTCTTCCAAAGGCATGGGCAATTGAAGTTCAGCTTGTTGATCCAGCTGTGTTACAAAACAACCAAACCATGACCTCATGGTTTCTTCGTCATTAATTAACTTGTGTAATAGGTCTTGTGCATTTTGCCAGGCAGGACGGAGGATCTCGGAGGCATTGTGCCACTGAGACCAATTTGGATCCTGGTATAAGGTTTTGAAGGTATCTTTTTCAGCTAAATAATCACTAAGGCTTTCCAATAATTCTTGTCCTTGATAGCTTCGATAGCCAAAAGAATAGGTCATGCATTCTTCGGAAAGGGAAATGCCGTAATGGCCCACATGGGGTGGAAGATAGAGCATATCTCCTTCCTCAAGAACAAGCCGCTCTTCGACATCAAATTGTTTCATAATACGAAGTTCAAGATCATTAATGTAATTATCCTGGTTACACCCCTTAGTGGTAAGTAACCACTCGCGCCGTCCCCGTGCCTGATATAAAAAAACATCATAATTATCGTAATGAGGACCAACACTCCCATGGAGAACAGCATAACTAATCATAATGTCATCGATTCGCCATTGGGGAATAAAATTAAAATGATCCAACAACGCACAAACTTCTGGAATTAACCTATCTACTCCCTGGACAAGCAAAGTCCAATGGGTAAGTGGCAGGGTGTTGAAATCGCTTTCGGAAAAGGGTCCGCGTTTTAAATGCCATGAAGTTTTTTCATGGGGAGTTTCAAAGACCAGACGACTTTCAACGTCCTCTTCAAGAGCAAGACCCGCTAACTCATCAGGAGATATTGGGGTAGCGAAGCCTGGTAATGCATTACGAATAATTAATGGTTTTTTTTGCCAATATTCATTAAGAAAAGTTTCTAAGGAAATGTGTTGGAGATTGATCATCTTTGATAATACCTGGGTTGATTTTGAATAGTTTACCGCATGTTCGATTTTTTTAAACGCTATTTACGAGTACAAAGTGTAATGAATGTTTTAACAAGCTTATTTATCCTCACATTCACCGTGTAAGCACTCTACTAATTTAACGTACGTTATGGATAAATTCGAAGATTTGGTTTTTAATGGTGTAAAAATAAAAGGGTTTTTTATAACACCATGTTAAATAAAAAAAATTCAAGCTCGCCTTATCTCATTCTTTTTATTATCAGTATTGGCTCGAGCATTATATTTCCATTAATCGGTCCTTTATTTCTTAGTGATGGAGGGGTTTTACCAAGGGCGACAAACTACTTCAGGCTGAATGCCTACAGTTTAACAATTGGGGTCTATTATTTAGGGATGATTGTTGGAGCCTTATTATGGGGATTTATTTCTGAATTTATTGGGCCCAGGAAAACCTTACTTCTTTGTTCTGTAGGAGCTATCCTATCCTATGTACTTTGTATTTTCGCATTGTTTATTTCCAGTTTTATATTATTTTTTCTCGGAAGAGCAATGGATGGTCTACTCTCCGGAAGACGGGCTGTTGTAATGTCGGCTTTATCCATGACAGAAACAGATAAAAATCTGGTGTTTAGAAAAGTAGAAATTATGAATGCTTTAGGACTTTTGATTGGTCCTATTCTTGCAGGATATTTAGTTAATTTCAAAAAAACAGTCCCCTTGTATTATTATTCACTCCCATTTTTTGTTGTTTTAACATTAAGTATATTGAGCGTATTGTTTGTATTGAGAATTCGTGAACCTCCTGTGACTGAGAAAATTAATTTGAGTTATTTTGAATTTTATTTCTATTTAAAAAACTCAATTTTTATAAAATACTTATTTACTCAAATAACCTGGTATTTTTATTTTTTATGTATTATTCCATTTTCAATCGTAAAAAAGGGATTCTCTTCTTATGAAATAGGATTATTTTTTTCGGGTATTACTTTTTGTTTTTTATTTTTTCTGCAATTTTTTTACCAAAGATTAATTAATAAATTTGGAATTATCCTATTAAAAAAAATCTCCATGATTGTTTCAATTTTTTCGTTATTTCTTATCGGGACATTTTGGCATAACTTTTTTTTATTCATATTGGCTAATCTTGGTATTGCTTTTTCTATCGCTATTATTAATCCTTTGTTTTTAGCTGTCATTTCAAATAAATTCAAAAAAAATCAAGGGGTTGTCATGGGTTTGCAATCCAGTATTGTAGGTTTATCCTCGGTCATTGCAGCCGCTTTATCAGGTTTATTTATGAATATATCCTATAGCATGCCCTTTTATGTGGGTATGTTATTAATCACTTCGTTATTAGTAGTGGAGATCATGGGTTCTAACCGTATAGAAGATGGTGAGTGATAATTAGCATCCTGAGTGGATGTCTCCGCTATCCGAGAATTTATTTTTCTAGAAAATTGAGTTCTTGGTGAATAAGAAACTCAATGTAGTGTATCGAATAATTCGCGTGATAAAGATAGTGGGAAAATTCCTTAGGTTTCTTGAAGCACTTGCTAATACAGAAATAGAGCCAAAAATACCATTTTAATATAGTAATGTTTGTAGCATGAGTTAGTTCCTCTTTAGGAATATAATACTCCTCTTGAAAAGCAGTCACTTTTTCAGGATTTAATAATAAGCCCGAGTCTTTTTTTTCAATACACCAGGCGACCAAAGTATCTAAATAATCTGTGCGGTGATCGAAATCTGCAGCAGCTTCCCAATCGATAATCCAGTAATCCTTGGTGTCTTTAGTCCATAAGATATTTTTAGGTTTTAAGTCATTATGACAGACTGATTCTTTAGATATATGACGTATTGATTTTTTGAGGAGTTCTCTATTGTCTCTCATGAACGAAATAACAGTTTTAAGGCGTGGAAAGATGGTTAATAACTTAAGATAATTCCATCCCGGATGACTAACCAGTTGATTCACGATGTCAATGTAAATCGCAAATTTTTTGCTCGAGAATTCGTGATCATAGCTAATAGTCGCATGATGTAATGTTTTTAAGCGACGACTGATACTTCGGACCATATTGAGGGATATTTGCTGATCTTCGCAAATTGTTCCTTCAACGTAGGGATAGAGCATTAAAACACCAGGACCTGTTTCGAGTAAAACTCCTTTTTCACCCTCAATTGCAGTAATAGCATTCCCAAAAGCCAGCTGTGCCTTACTGATTTGTTCTGAAAAACATAAAGATTTTTTAACATCTTCTATCGTGGTTTTATATTCACGAACATATTCATCAAGTGCAATGCGCTTGACAATATATTGCCCGGAGGAAGTTTTGATCAAATACGTACTGTTTATATCACCGCCCGAAACAGAATAAATTTCTTGAGGAATAATCTGAATATCGTAATTGGATTCTAATTGCTTGACTTCATTTGCATTGAGCATAATCTTCCTTTGTAAATTACTAGAACTAAATTAAAAGGTTTATTTTTAGATTATGGCCAAGTAATTGATTAAATTCAAAGCAAAAAGTTTGATTATTTTCAAATTATCAGTGTTTGTTTCATTGTCGAGATATTCCTAAGGCAGGGTATTCACCATGATGTTTTAGTGCAAGGAACGATTTACGCAGGCTGCGGATTCTCTCGTCGTACCGGGAGGTCACGGCACCTCCCTATACGGCGTTAATCGGGATTATAAATTACAAGATGAATTTACCCTTAGGAACGTTTAACTTGATTGAAGAATACGTTCCAATTCTCCTTTTGCCTGACGTGAAAAATTGATAAGGTCGCTTTCTTTTTCAAAAAAGTCAAAGGATTGGACCAATGTAGTTTCATCATGTTTTCTGAATGCGGAAGTTTTCTTTTGAATATCCTCATGGTTGTATCCGAGAAATTTCATTACTTCTTTAGTCATGGATAAAGAAGAGTCAAATAATTCACGAATAAAGTAATCGACTCCCAGCCGATAAAGTTCATAGGCATGACGGCGATTACGAGCTCTGGCAAAAATTTTCAGATGCGGGAAATGCTGTTTGGCAAGTTTCACAATTTTCAGGTTTGCTTCTACATTCCCCACTGCAACTATAAGCAATTTTGCGTGTTCAGCCCCAGCGCTTTTTAGCATATCCAGCCGGCTGGCATCACCAAAATACCCCACATATCCGAATTTTCTGAGTAACTCGATCTGCTCTGGATTTTTTTCCAATACAGTCACTGTAATATTTTCCCCATTGAGTAGACGCCCAATAATTTGCCCAAAACGCCCATAACCCGCAAGAATAATCCCATTTCTTTCATCGAAAGAGTCATATTCTCGCTCAGGAATAAAACTCATAAATTTAGGTATGACAAAGCGATGATAGAAAAGCATTAAAAAGGGAGTTGCCAACATCGATAGGGCAACAACAAGGGTAAAAAAGGCCTCACTCTCCTGGCTTATAACCTTGGTAATTCCCGCATATTCAAAGAGCACGAAAGCAAACTCACTTCCTTGCGCCAGGGCAAAAGCAAATCCCATTCTTTGTAATCTGGTCAAATCAAAGAATAACCCCAGGACGTATAAAATAAGTGCTTTGATAATGATTAAAGAGAATACCGCGATAACAATCATGGTTGCTTTATTCGAAAAAATGGAGAAATTCATTCCCATCCCCACGGATATAAAAAAGAGACCAAGCAGAATTCCTTTAAAAGGTTGGATGTCTGCATCTACTGCGTGTTTGTATTGGGAGTTAGCTAAGACAACACCTGCAATAAACGCACCCAAAGCAGGAGAAACTCCTATAGACTCCATTAATAAAGTCACACCCACAACCAAGGCAAGAGAAAAGGCAGTGAATACTTCACGTAAATTGGTTTTGGCAATAATCAAAAACAGGTGTCTTGATAAATAATGACCAACAAGAATAACCGCTCCAACAACTCCCGCAACAAAAAGTGCATGTAACCATCTAGGTAGATGCATCATAAACGAGGCTTCATGGACATTAACCTGAGTAGTTCCATCTTGTGCAAGAAAGGGAAGGATAATAAGAATAGGGATAACTGCGATATCTTGAAATAAGAGTACAGCAAAGGAGGTTTCACCTTCTGCTGTTTTTAGAAGATTTTTTTCCTGGAGCATTTGCAAAACAAGAGCGGTGGAAGAAAGGGACAAAGCCATACTTACAGCTAAAGTTGCTTGCCAGTTAAAGCCCAGCATATATCCGATTGCAGTGAATATGCATGTAGTCAACAGGACTTGCAAACCACCTAAACCTATAATGAGTTTTCGCAGCTTCCACAACATGGAAGGCTCTAGTTCAAGACCGATAAGAAATAACATCATAATGACGCCAAACTCACCAAAATTCATAATTTGTTGTGAGTTCCCTATAAGTTTTAATCCAAAAGGTCCAATAAGAATGCCGACTATGAGGTAACCCAGAACTGATCCCAGTTTGAAACGGCTGGCAATAGGTACCATAATACTTGCCGAGGCAAGAAAGATAAAAATATTTAGCATGACGTGACCATTCATAATTCAACTCTATTTTGCGTGACAATTTTTAAATTTTTTACCGCTACCACAAGGGCAGGGTGCATTGCGGGCTATTTTGGGTTTACTTGTTTTATTTAAACCTTGTTTATGAACTCCATCGACATAAAACCATTGGCCGTCTTCTCTATGGAATTCACTTATCTCATGAATGGTTTTTACTTGATTCTGTTCAGAAAAACGTGCGGCAAATTCGACAAAACCTTTATCTGGGCCGGATAAGTTTGAGTTAATAACCTCCAAACCAATCCAGGCCACTCTTTTAGCCCATTGTTCGGCTTCCAATTCATTAAAACCAATCAAGGCTTTGCCCCTCATGGTATTTTTGATGTAATCAATTTGCCCCTTGGTATATGCAGTATACCGTGACCGCATCAATTGCTCCGGCGTTGCGGGTAATTTTTTTTTATCTAAATATAACCCGCAACACAGCTCATATGTATTTTGTGATCCACAAGGGCAAAATGACATGGTATTATCCAGAAAAAGTAAAAATTGAAAATTGGGATTATATTCGATGTAGGATTAAATTTTTACTAAATTACACAATTATTTAGGATAAAAGAATGAATTCTTGTTTATTCACCCAAAATTTGGAACAGATCGATCATCAACAAAGTATTAATCAACTGGAAGAAGGGAAAGTCTTGTTTTTCCCTGAATATTTTTTCTCCTCTGTTGACTCTGTCTTGCTCTCAGAGCATATTTTGGATGGCAGCCGCAAAAATGTAAGTTATGATATTCGCACCCAGAAGTTGAATGCCTATAAAAAAGAAACAAGCGAGCTGGCGACCAAACTTACAGTTATGATGCATGGGTATGCAGAATTTGCGCACCAATTGATTCAGAAAGTTCTTCCTTCTTACGTGCCTCATCTACAATGGGGAAGGACGAGTTTTAGACCCGCACAAATCCAGGGACGTGTTTCCTCAAAACGAAAAGATGACACTCGCTTGCATGTAGATTCATTTTCAGCAAGCCCTGTACATGGTTTAAGAATTTTACGTGTTTTTTGCAATGTAAATCCCCACGAACCGCGAGTGTGGAATCTTGGAGAACCCTTTACCGATGTTCTTCATCATTTTGCACCCAGAATCGCTCCTTACAGCAAGGTAAAAGCGAGCCTGCTGAAACTGGTTAAAGCAACCAAAACATTACGTTCACCCTATGATCACTACATGCTGCATTTACATGATACGATGAAATTGGATGATGCTTACCAGGCAAAAGTTGCAAAGGTAAGAATTGAATTTCCTGCCAAAAGTACCTGGATAGTTTTTACTGATCATGTATCGCATGCAGCCTTAAGTGGCCAGCACTTGTTAGAACAAACATTTTATCTTCCAGTTGATAAGATGGCGGTCCCAGATCATTCACCTTTAAATCAGTGGAAAAAAATTAGGCCCGAAATGAGTTCTTGTTCTTCACAAAGATTTAAAAATAACTCAGTAGAATTGGGTTAGATCATTTTTGACAAAAAAGCGACAAATAAATACAATTGAGATATTTTTTTTCCATTTGGTATTTTATTATGTTTATTGATGGAGTAAGAGGCAAGGTGACGATTGCGGATATTCTCTTCGGGATACGTTACTTGCCTCATGCTGCCGTAACTACAGCCAAATATAGTTTATATGGTGCTTGTGTTGGTTTTTTAGGCACTTACCTGTTTTCAGAATCTTTGAAAAAATTTGCCGCTGAAAATCCTGAAGCTGTTAATCTCGATGGCAAACATGTTCAGGATGACGAACAATTTTTAAAATTTTCACGTCACTCGCAATTCTCACATTATACCCCTCCCATATCAGAAATGATTCCCATTTATTCTACGGGTCTTGGGGCATGTGCAGGAGCATTTTTTGGTCTCAGCAAGTCATGTTCGGAATTTTCGGTAAAGCTAAAAGCAGACAGGGAGTTAAGACGATTGGACATGGTTTAAGAGGGAACCTTCTTCGAAAATCTACAGGTTTTGCTTGATAAATTTTTCAATGCCGCGGGATGTTAGTGGTTTACTGAAGAAAAATCCTTGAACCTCATCGCAATGTTGTTGCCTTAAAAAGTCCAGTTGTTTTTTGCTTTCTACCCCTTCAGCAATTACCTTAAAATTAAAACTGCGGGCCATTGAAATTATTGCTTCAATAATGACTTCATCACTACGGGATGAAGATATATTTTGAATAAACGATTGATCAATTTTTAAAGAGTCTATATGGAGTTGTTTCAGGTAATTGATGCTGGAGTTACCTGTTCCAAAATCATCCAAAGCAATTTGGATGCCTAATTGCTTCAGTTGATTAAGCGTTTGCACAATATCTCTATGCGTTATAATCACATTTTCAGAAATTTCAAATTCAATGTATTTAGGATCAACCAGATTATTTTTTAAAATATTTTCTACAATATAAATAAAATTAGGGTGTTGTAATTGCCGGGTAGTGATGTTAACTGCTACCCGTATGAGAGGAAGTCCCTTTTTATGCCACGCTTTAATTTGGCGGCAAACTTCACTGATAATCCACTCACCTATGGGTATAATTAATCCTGTTTCTTCGGCAATGGGGATGAAGTCCATCGGTAATAACAAACCTTTTTCCGGATGATTCCACCGTATAAGGGCCTCAACCGATAATAAATCTTTATTATCAAGATTGAATTGTGGTTGATATAATAAAAAAAACTCCTCGTTTTTAATTCCATTGCGCAAATCTGATTCGAGTTTAAAACATCTATCGGTATATTCATGCAATTGCGCGGCGTAAAAATAATACTGGTTTCCTCCCCGCTCCTTAGCCTGATACATGGCTAAATCTGCATTTTTTAATAGGTCATTAGGGGTATTTCCATCTTTAGGATAAATACTTATCCCTACCGCTGTAGTGATTGTTATTTCTCGATTTTCAATTTTGAATGGTTCTCGCATAGATTCCAGGATTTTATTGGCAATAATCCCAATTTCTTCATGCTTGCCTACATGACACGTCATAACAAATTCATCACCGCCGATTCGAGCTATGGTATCTTCTTTGCGAATTAAAGAAGACCAGCGTTGTGCAA
It includes:
- a CDS encoding MMPL family transporter, encoding MPKKTLSYRIGRIINKLRWPIIGLWLLAILLCIPFLPHIITPFKTTGFIDESSASAKAEEYMNKKLGYNDNNKFLIMYHSAKLSATQPLFLKKIKRSLADLKDFPIEHEIIYPDDTHQISKDKHTAYVAIIFKSNKPLSDELLTQFKDSIKQPSNMTIELGGEPLFVQNVNKQTQTDLYKADFVATPVAIITLILVFGSVVAATLPIILGGGCALIILTTLYFLGHLFTLSIFTINIALLLGLCLCLDYSLFFISRFRDELKNGLDIEDAIATTQETAGKAIFFSGLAVFVSLSALFLFPVNILFSVAVGGLAAVFFAVLISTIFLPAILAVLKLKINFLSVRFFKNRKNSSSWRWLAQRVVKHPYLFFFPILIFLLVLGYPFLVAKFGISDYRIFPEKSENRAFYDTYAKKFQIEELNPITLVIESPSSPILSRHNLYKIYDLVQKLEKNPLVKEVNGIISSKSDLKKKQYYTLYHLNKKLLDPRVKQLLETTTTKHMTVINVISKHPVNSEETRKLINELHLINLGPGLKIQLTGIAVSNMDVLHSIYHYLPYAILWIIVFSYIILLFLLRSLFLPLKAILMTLLSLSAAYGALVFVFQKGYLSHLLNFQPQEMLDISLLVIIFCALFGFSMDYEVFLLTRIKEAHQLTKDNNNSIIFGIEKSSRIITSAALIVIVICCSFLIADVLMVKAFGLGIAVAIFVDAFLIRSFLVPATMALFKNWVWYLPKWMDRLLPKI
- a CDS encoding elongation factor P hydroxylase, encoding MHQYQDLITLFDNCFGEEFNTRLIKGDDEPIYLPADHNRPYNALYFAHGFFSSALHECSHWLIAGEERRKQVDFGYWYMPDGRTAEQQAVFQQVEVKPQSIEWILSKAAGYKFHISIDNLNGAESDTTAFKHAVYKQVIHYCTHGLSPRAHKFRNALSSFYGQSTALKSEDFSLEEL
- a CDS encoding multidrug DMT transporter permease, with product MLRFLLLLSSFLVVVTDINAASSSCSEHQCIAVVDAGSTGSRLHVFTYDLDETNTPSHITEIWSKKVKPGLSMIEANQNTIDAYLTTLFSGAPAQHLPVYFYATAGMRLVPKAKQKIYYQEVQNWFNQKSEWQLMDAKTITGLDEALYDWLAVNYHIGALQSSSTPSVGVMDIGGASVQIVFPIQKDVDNKGSQVDVDLYGQHISLSVHSFLGLGQNEMTHQLLDTATCFSEGYPLPDGNIGQGDAVMCEHEVSPLISMHKVKNEVQPALRANHITTWYAIGGFPNLAESKPFQFKNNQLTIQDLLQQANNLICHQSWEGLSNQFPDNEYIESYCLLPSFYYALMVEGYGLTANQTVNYVPTKQNLDWTLGVVLHH
- a CDS encoding DMT family transporter → MINQEYRGSIYAILSGFLYGFIGYFGLSAINGNLSASTMLFWRFLISSMIILIIMLPKIKKTNDSYKNMFIAFITGVFFYGISTWLYFLASHYIGSGLAMVIFFTYPVLIMLLNYFFYGQSIPQIYYLAIVVILIGMALMVDLEALSFNLWGILLGVASAFFYACYIIGSKKNELSPNMSTFMVCLGCMTTSLLVSLFNHSFTIPSSPEVWFHLFGIALIATVIPIVLLLYSLKYISSEKASILSVLEPVFVVIFGVLLLGEQLNLWGALGVILVLAGALITLFSHKINFGQLKLQPMRSGDFG
- a CDS encoding cupin domain-containing protein — its product is MINLQHISLETFLNEYWQKKPLIIRNALPGFATPISPDELAGLALEEDVESRLVFETPHEKTSWHLKRGPFSESDFNTLPLTHWTLLVQGVDRLIPEVCALLDHFNFIPQWRIDDIMISYAVLHGSVGPHYDNYDVFLYQARGRREWLLTTKGCNQDNYINDLELRIMKQFDVEERLVLEEGDMLYLPPHVGHYGISLSEECMTYSFGYRSYQGQELLESLSDYLAEKDTFKTLYQDPNWSQWHNASEILRPAWQNAQDLLHKLINDEETMRSWFGCFVTQLDQQAELQLPMPLEEDTIIGLTDFVEEIKTGVDLVRDASCRFAYQHPTEQFGFQFYINGCEWDITDVSPDLLGYIANNRYLSHKLLVPYLNTTQNQIFIYNLWKLQWLCIPEH